A stretch of DNA from Micromonospora sp. WMMD1155:
CCAGCACCTGCACCGCGAGGCCGCCCATCGAGGGCCCGCCGAGCTGGGTGACGGCGTGCGTTCCGGAGTTGAGGCTGTTGCGCGCCTGCAACTGCGTCGCGGGCACGATCTCCGGCAGGAAGGTCTGGTTGGCCACGTCGAACAGCACGTTGGCGAAGCTCACGACCAGGGCGACCGCGATCAGTTGGGTCACCGTCAGGGCGTCGAACCACCAGGCCAGGGGGACGGACGCGACGGCCAGGGCCCGGACCAGGTCCAGCGCCACCTGCATGCCGCGCAGCGGTACCCGCTGCACGACCACCCCGGCCGGCAGGCTGATCAGAAGGTACGCGAGGTAGCCGGCCGCCGTGATCAGACCCATCTCGAAAGCCGACGCGTCCAGGACGGTCAGTGCGGTCAGCGGCAGGGCCACCCCGCCGACCGCCGAGCCGAGGTGACTCGTCGTGCTGGCGCCCCACCAGCGCCAGAAAGCAGTAAGTCTCATAATGGAACTGACCATAGTGGGTGACGCGGTTCGAGGCGACCCCGCCCACAGGCCTGACGTGACTCCTCTACCGATCCCGCATCCGGGATCTCAGCACGTCGAATTCGCACCCCGGCGCATCCGGATCGAAGCCGTGCCCGATCAGCCAGCGCGACGCCACCAGGCTGCGCAGTGACCACCAGGCGCGGATCACCTCCCGGTCCGCGCCGGCGCCGTAGCCGGCAAGCAGGTCGTCCAGGCGTTCCTCGTGTCCGAGCGTCAGGGTGGCGAGGTCGAACATGCCATCACCGGGGGCCGCCTCGGACCAGTCGATGACGCCGGTGACCTCGTCGCCGTCGACGAACACGTGGGTGATCTGCAGATCGCCGTGGACGAAAACCGGGTTCCACGGCCGCAGCGCGACCTCGGCGATCTCGCGGTTGCGACGGATCACCTCGGCGGGCAGCACGGCGTTGGCGAGCAGCCACGCGCACTCGCTGTCGAGCTCGGCTGCCACGTCGTCGAGCCGGCGTCCCGGCCAGGGCGGCAGCGGCGCGTCGTGCAGCCTCCGTACGGCGGCACCCACCGCAGCCCACGCCGCGGGCGACGCGGGCGACGGTTCGCCGAGGAGGCCGAGCGCCCGGCCGGGCGCGGCGGCGATGGCGAGCACGGGCGGCTCGTGCCAGAGGATCGCCGGGGTCGGAATCGGTGCCATGGCCATCGCCCGTATCTCGACGTCGGCGTGCGCCGGGTTCCCATCGACCTTGAGGAACACGTCGCCGACGCGGAGCGTCGCCCGCTGCCGGTGGGCGACGACGACTTCGACCTCGTCCATACCGACAATCCTGGCGGGGACGGCCGCCGATGTCGCCGGACTTTCGCCGGTGCCGGGACGCGATGCGCCCCGTCCACGGGTGGACGGGGCGCATGGTCGGTGTCAGTCGGATTCGGACGTCGACGTCGGGGCGCCGGCTACCTCGATCCGGGGTGACCGGTCCGGTGGAAGGTGGGCGAGGTCGGCGATGACGACCACGTCCACTTCACCATCGACCATCTTCTGCTCGACGGTCTCCCAGGGTGCCCGGACGATTCCTTTCAACCGGTAGTCGTGTTGCCGAAGGTGCGAGAGACACACTGCGACGGCGGGCTCCGACGGCTCGATGTCCGCGGGGATCCAGATGACGGCTATTTCCATGACCTCTCCTGATCAACGTCGTGGACGCGGCTGAGTGATCAGGAGTCGTTGGGGCGGTGGCGGCCCGCGCTCCACCGGCCGGCTCGTGGCGCGCAGGTCGACGGCGGCCACGGTGAACCCTCGGGAGGGAGGCGGGATGGGCGGTGGGGGTTCGGCAGCCGACGTCGGCGCGTCGACACCGTTGGCGCCGGGGCCGCTCGGTGCGGTGGCCAGCGCCAACACGAATGCCGGTGGCCCCGGATCGGGGCGCGCGGGCGGGCCCGGCGTCGACGCCGCGGCGGCGACCATCGCCGCTCGCGCCCGGCCTCCCGGCCGGGTTCGGCCGCCGACGGTGTCGTGGAAGCCGCCGCGCGTCACCGTCGCTGGCGGCAAGTGTGACGGTGACGGCGACGGCGACGGTGACGACGACCGGGTCGGTCGGGCAGTCGGGGAGGTCGAGCGGGACGCCGCGCGGGCGCTGGGCGAAGCCGGCGTGGGCGCTCGAGGCGGCAACTCGGGAGTCACATCGGAGGGTTCGACCGACGTCGAGGGCAGCGGAACCGTCGGTAGCGGCAGCCGGACGGACGACGGCAGGGGGACTGCCGAGGGCAACGGCAGGGGGATGTCGGACGGTAGCGGCAGCGGGACGGCGGATGGCAGCGGTAGGGCGACGGTCAGGGGTGACTCGACCACGTGCGGCAGCAACGCCGAGACCATGGTGGGAGACGTGGCGGCATCCGCCGGGCGGAGACCGCTCGGCGACGGCTGATACGCGTGGGCGGGGTCGGCACCCACTGCCGCACCGAGTGCCACCGCGCCGAGCGCCACCGCGGGCAGGCTGAGCGTCAGGCGCATCGCGTGAGGTCTGCGGGCCGTCGTGTCGCCAACGCTTCCCGGGTCGATCTCCCGGGCCGGTGCCGTTGGCCGAGCAGTCGCTCCCCGCCTCCCGCCGTTCGTTCCATGCGCGGGTTCTTGCCCCCGGGGAACGCGGACTACACCTCTCGTCGATATGTGTGGCCCCGCCGTGAACGGTTTCGCCGCTCGCGGGTGAGCGGCGCGGGTCACCGTTCGGTGCGTGGTGGCGTCGGAGGCGGCTGGCGCAGGGCGTCGTCGATGATTCCCGGCATCCGCCGGGCCACCCCGGCGAGAAGGTCCGCGACCTGGACGCGCGGGTCGTCGCGGGAGTCGACCATCACCAGCCCGGCCAGCGGTGACACTCCGTCCGGTAACGCCCCGGCCGGGTCGGTCCCTGCCGCCCAGGTGCTGCGGTCGGCCAACATCCGCTGCAGGCGGGTCAACCGATCGGCCGTCAGGGCACTCTGCTCGTCATGGGTCACCAGCACCTGCCGCCGTCCACCGCTCCAGGACAGGACCGTCTCCGCCAGCGCCGGCAGCAGCGGCTCCAGCGGTGGCGGGACGGACCGGTCGTCGTTGTCGAGCCTGGACAGCACGGCTCGTACGTGGCTCGGGCTGAGCCCGCGCAGGACGTCGTCGGCCGCGGGTCCGAGGTGGCGCTCCAGCAGGGCGTCGCGGGCCTCGAAGAACCGCCGCACCGTGTGGTCGACCGGAAGCCTCCGCTTCATCCGGACACAGTCGACGAACGCGGTCAGGAAGGCGTCCCAGTCGCCTCCGGCCGAATGTCCGGCGTCGTGAAGGGCGAGAGCGGCCGGGCGGTGCTCAGTGGCCAGGCGGGTGCCGGCCGCGTACGTCGGCTCGGCCAGCAGGAGATCGACGATCCGGGTGACGAGGAAGAACTCCTTGTCGATCACGTGGACGTGGGCGCGACCGGTCAGCGCCGTCCGGAGCCATCCCAGGGCCTCGTCCGCACCCGAGCCGCGCAGGAACCGCCCGGACTTCAGCTCGTGTGGCGAGAACCGGAAGCCCGAGCGCAGTGTGGTGATGAGCGCGACGGCCTCCTCGACGGTCAGGTCGACACTCGCGTGCGTGATCACCGGGGCGGTCGAGCGCAGCAGGTTGGTGCCCGAGAACCCGGACTCGTCGCAGGCGATCTCCACGACGGCACCGACCACCGCGTCCCTGCGTGGCATGCCGCCCTGAAGTGGGGATCTCACACCCGGTTTCCCGCCATACCGACCATGGTCACCCGCGTGCCGAGCCAGGACAACCCGATTGCGAGGCGCGGCCGGACCGTCGGCCAGCGATCGACAGCACCTCCGGCCGGTGGCGCGTCAGTGGGGTGAGCCGAGTAGTCGCTCGCCGTCACCCGCGTCGGCTGACTGTGTGTATCCCAGCTCGGACGAGATCTGGTTCGCGGTCTCCAGTAGGAGGGGAAGGGCCTGCTTCAACCTGTCGAGGCTCGCGATGACCTCGATGGCGGTCATCGAGGCGGCGGCGATGACCTGTCCTCGTGAGTCCCTGATGGGTGCGGCGACGCATCTGACGTAGGCGTCGTGTTCGCCGTTGTCGGTGGCCCAACCCTGCTCGCGGATGCGGGCCAGTTCGGCTTCGAGCGATCCGTGGTCGGCGAAGGTGGTGTCGGTGAACTTCTCGAACACGACGTGGGAGAGGAGACGGTCGCGCTCCCCCGACGGCAGGTAGGCCAGGATCGTCTTACCGACGGCGCTGGCGTAGATCGAGACCGCGCGCCCCACGCGGGACGGCAGTTTGACGGCGTCGAACGCCGGGCTGTCCACCTTGTCGATATAGATGATCTCGTCGCCGGTCAGCTGTGCCAGGTGCACGGTGTGGCTGGTCTCGCGTTGCAGCGCCCGCAGGTGTGCGGCGGCGAACTGGCGTAGGTCCATCGAGCCGAGCGCGAGTTCGGACAGTTCGATGACTCCGCTACCGAGCACGTAGGTGCCCGCGCCGGTGCGGCGTACGAAGCGGGCGGCCTCCAGTGTCTGCAGGATCCGCAGGGCCGTGGACTTGTGGACGCCGAGCACGTCCGCCGCCTCGGTGAGGGACAGCGGGTGCTCCGCAGATCGACGGATGAGGTCGATCGCGCGGCGAATCGATTGCGCCAAGGCACTGTCTCCCCTCGGTGCGGCGGCGGTACGCCGTCGCTGCCATTGCGTAATGCGCAATATAGTTCACGCGATGCGCAATCGCTACTTGACACCGTTGCACATGGCGCTACGATCGTTGCAATTTAATCGGTACGACGCTGATGCGTAACAGTGGAGTAACTATGGGTAATCAACGCGCTCGATTCGTTGCCGGTGCGACATGTGCCCTCGGCCTGGTTGCCGCCCTCTTGACCGGCTGCGGCTCCGACGGTGGCTCAAGTGACGGCGTCACCAAACTGACCTTCGCCGCGTCGACCTTCGGCGACCCGGGCCGCGGGCCGCAGTTGACGAAGTGGCTCGACGAGTTCAACAGCAGCCAGGACAAGGTCCAGGTGTCGGCCGCCGCCGTGCCGTACCCGACCTTCGGCCAGACGGTGCTGACCCAGATGGGCAGTGGCAAGGGGCCGGACCTGGTCCGCTTCGACATGCCCGAGTTCGAGGCCGCCTCGGACGCCGGTCTCGTCGCGCCGCTCGACAAGCTCGTCGACGCCGGCAAGTACGACCTGCTCAAGCAGCCGGACCAGTTCATGGTCCACGACGGCGTGCGGCACGGCTTCATCTTCGAGGCGTCGAACTACGCGATGTTCTACAACGCGGACCTGATCCCGACGCCGCCGTCCACCTACGAGCAGTTCGCCTCCACGGCGAAGTCGCTCACCAAGGGTGACGTCTACGGCCTGGCGTTCCGGCAGACGGAGGCCGAAGAGGCCGGCGTGTGGCAGGACATCTTCAACTACGTCTACGGCTTCGGCGGCGCGTGGTCCGACGGCAAGAACCTGACCATCAACTCGCCGGAGAACCTCAAGGGCCTGCAGGCGTACAAGGACCTCTACGACGCCAACGTCATCCCGCGTGGTGCCGACGCCGCGACCTTCCGGCGGATGTTCGCCGAGGGCAAGGTCGGGATGGAACTCAACAACGGTGGCTACGTGACCGCCACCCGCGGCCAGAACGCGAAGCTGAACTTCACCGTCGCGCCCATCCCGTTCCCGGTCCGCAAGCAGGGCGCGATCCTGGCACCGATCGTGATCAACGAGGCGAGCGAGAGCCAGGACGAGGCGGCCACCTTCATCAAGTGGGCGTTGGAGCCGCAGAACCAAATCAAGCTGCAGGAGATCCTGGGCGCGAGCAGCGTCGCCACCACCACGCAGCGCAGCGCCGAGTCGCTCAAGGCGACCCCGTTCCTCCCCGTGTTCGACGGGCTCACCGAGACCAGCCTGCCGCAGATCGTCCTGGGTTTCGAAGCCAAGACGCCGGACATCCGCAAGGTGGTCGTGCAGAACGTGATCGCGGCGTTGCAGGGCAAGGCCGACCTGAAGTCGGCGCTGGACCGCGCCCAGCAGCAGGCGACCGAGCTGGTCCGCTGACCGGTCGACAAGGCGACGCTGCCGGCGCGAAGGGCCGTGCGCCGGCAGCGTCCTCTCCCAGAAGGATCGAAATCCGATGACCGTGCTCGAGCAGACCGGGGCACCGAAGACATCCCGCCGACCCGGGGCGCGGCGTGGCCCCAGCCCACTGGGCAGCAAGTGGACGCCGTACCTGTTCCTGGCGCCCGCCGCGCTGTTCATATTCGTCTTCCAGGCGGTACCACTCGTCCAGGAGGTGTACCTCAGCTTCACCAGGACGAGGCTGCTCAACCCCACCCGCAGCGAGTGGGTCGGCCTGGAGAACTTCAACCGGATCTTCGGTGACCCCGACTTCCACCGAACCCTGCTGATCACCTTCGTCTACGTCATCGCCTGCGTGGTCGGCGCCATCGGCGCCGGGCTCGGCGTGGCGCTCCTGCTCAACAGGAACTTCCGGGGCCGTGGTGTGGCGCGGGCCCTGGTGACCGTCCCCTGGGCCGCACCGGGCATCGCCGTCGCCCTCATCGCCACCTGGATGCTGAACGCGCAGTACGGGATCGTGAACCGCTTCCTCGACGCGGTGGGCCTCGGCGTGCCGGGCGGGGCCATTCTGGACAGCCCCCGCTACGCGCTCCCGGCGGTGCTCGCGACGACCATCTGGCAGCTGTTCCCCTTCACCTCGGTGGTGCTGCTCTCCGCACTGCAGTCCGTACCCCAGGAACTCAACGAGGCCGCCAGCGTGGACGGCGCCGGACGTTGGGCGACCTTCCGTGCCGTCACCTGGCAGGTCATCAAGCCGACCGTGGGGCTGCTGGCCCTGCTGATGACGATCTGGTCGCTGCGCCGCTTCGAACTCATCTGGCTGATGACCAAGGGTGGCCCGGTCGGCGCGACCGAGACGCTCGTCATCGACCTCTACTCGCAGGCGTTCGACTCCAAGGAACTCGGGTCGGCGGCGGCCATCGGAATGGTCGGCGTCGTCATCTCGCTCATCGTCATCATCGGCAGCCGACTGGTCGCGCGTGCTGTGGAGAAGGGGGACGTCCGATGAGGCGCTTCCGGTTCGGGGTCACCGCGCGGATCGTGGCCGTACTCGTCGTGCTGGGCATCGCGGTGTTCCCGCTGTACTGGATGTTCGTCACGGCGCTGTCCAGCAACGGGGACCTCTTCGCCGACCGGCCCCGGCTCACGCCGGACCTCGGCCAATTCGGGGTGTTCGTCGACGCGCTGGCCGAGGGCAAGGCGGCCGGGTGGCTGCTGAACAGCCTGGTGATCGCCCTGGGCACGATGGTCCTCTCCGTCGGTCTGGGGATCCCGCTCGGGTACGCGCTGTCCCGGTTCTCGTTCTGGGGCAAGGCCGCGCTGACCGTCGTGCTGCTGTTCACCCAGATGCTCCCCGAGGCGCTCATGGTCGTGCCGTTGTTCGCGCTGTTCCGCCGCTTCGACCTGCTCGACTCGCTGACCGGCCTCGTCCTGGTGAACTCCGCCTTCGTCCTGCCGATCGTCGCGCTGATCCTCAAGGGCGCGATCGACGGCATCCCGAAGGAGTTGGAGGAGGCGGCCCGCGCCGACGGCGCGCGGCCCTTCACCACCCTGACCCGCATCAACGTGCCGTTGATCGCGCCGTCGATCGCGGCGACCGCGGTCATCGCCTTCTTCCACGCCTGGAACGAGTACGTCTTCGCGGTGACGTTCATCTTCAACCCGGACCTGCAACCGGCGTCCGTCGGTATCGCGAACTTCATCGGTGAACTGGGTACCCCGATCCAGACGGTGATGGCCGTAGCCTTCCTGTTCACGTTGCCGGCCGTCGCGTTCTACCTCCTGGTCCAGAAGTACGTGGTTTCCGGCATGACCGCCGGTGCGGTGAAGGGTTGAGCCGAAACATGAAAATCGTCTCCGTCGACACGGTGGTCGTCGACTTCTACCGCACGAACCTCGTCATCGTGCGGGTGCACACCGACGAGGGGATCGTCGGGCTCGGTGAGGCCACCCTGGAAGGCAAGGAACGGGCCGTCCAGGGCGCGATCGCCGAGCTGGCCGAAGCGGTCGTGGGCCTGGACCCCACCAGCATCTCGAAGAACCTCTACGAGCTGGCCCGGAACTGGTACTGGCGCGGCGGACCGGTCGTCATGACCGCGCTGAGTTCGTTCGAGATGGCCCTGTGGGACATCTCGGCGCGCGACCTCGGCGTTCCGGTCTCCCGACTCCTCGGCGGCGCGACCAGGGACCGGGTGCGGGCGTACGCGAACGGCTGGTTCTCCGGGGCCGTCACGCCGGAGGACTACGCGGCGGCGGCGCGTCGGACCGTGGAGTCCGGTTTCCGCGGCCTCAAGTGGGACCCGTTCGAGAACTACGACCTCACCATCAGCACCCGGCAACTGGACCGGGTGCTCGCCCAGATCGACGCGGTACGTGCCGCGGTGGGCCGTGACGTCGAGCTGTTCGTGGAGGGGCACGGGCGCTTCGACGTCCGGCACGCCGTCATGGTGGCGAAGGAGATCGCCCAGTTCGACCCGGTGTGGTTCGAGGAGCCCTGCCCGCCGGACAACCTCGACGCCCTGGTCGACATCCGCCGGTCGTCGCCCGTGCCGATCGCGGCGGGGGAGCGGTGGTACGGCCGGCAGGGTTTCGCTCCGGCGCTGGCCCGCCAGGCTGTCGACTTCGTCCAGCCGGACGTGACGCACGCCGGCGGGATCGCCGAGCTGGCCTTCATCTCGACGCTCGCCGCGACCAGCTACGTCGGGTTCGCACCGCACAACCCCAGCGGCCCGCTCAGCACGGCCGCGACGTTGCAACTCGGGGCGACCCTGCCCAACTTCCGGTACCTGGAGATCATGGCGACGGACGTCCCCTGGCGTCCCGAGATCACCAACGAGCGGCTGGTGCTGACCGCCGACGGCGACGTGCTGATCCCGACCGGGGTCGGGCTGGGCATCGAGCTGGACCTCGCCGCGATCGAGCAGCATCCGTTCACACCGCATCCGCTGCGCATGTTCGAGGACGCCGTCTACGACATCCGTCCTCGGGACGAGCGGTCCTTCTTCAACCTGGAGAGCGGCTCATGACGGTGCCACGGCCCCGGGGAGCGGCTCCGGGCGCGGGGTGGTCCGGCACCGCCGCCGAGGCGCTGCCGGACGCCGGCGACAGTGTCCTCATCGGCCGCGTCTGGGATCCGTCGGTCGACGGCCCGACACCGGTGACCGTCCGCGACGGCATGGTCATCGACCTCAGCCGTCGGTTCCCGACCGTCCGGGACATCTGCGAACTGTCCGACCCCGCCGCGGTGGTCGCCGGGCTCGACGGGCCGACGGTCGGCGACTTCGGGGAGATCCTGGCCAACACCGAGGCCGCGACCCGGGACCGTTCCCGGCCCTGGTTGCTCGCCCCGGTCGACCTCCAGGTGCTCAAGGCCGCCGGGGTGACCTTCCCCATCTCGATGATCGAACGCGTCATCGAGGAACGGGCGCGTGGAGACCTCGCGCTCGCGGCGGACATCCGCCACCGGATGCTCGCCGACGTCGGCGTCGACCTGCACAGCCTGGCTCCGGGCTCGGCGGAGGCCGACCGGCTCAAGAGTCTGTTGGTAGCCGAGGGCATGTGGAGTCAGTACCTGGAGGTGGGGATCGGGCCGGACGCCGAGATCTTCACCAAGGGCCAGGTCCTCTCCGCCGTCGGCACCGCCGTTCCGGTCGGGGTGCTCGCCGCGTCGACCTGGAACAACCCGGAACCCGAGGTCACCCTCATCGTCGCGTCCACCGGGCGGATCGTCGGCGCCACCCTCGGCAACGACGTGAACCTGCGGGACGTCGAGGGTCGTTCGGCGTTGCTGCTTCCACTGGCGAAGGACAACAACGCCTCCTGCGCCCTCGGGCCCCTGATCCGGCTCTTCGACGAGCGGTTCGGGATGGCCCAGGTACGCGAACTCGCTGTCAGCCTGCAGGTCAGCGGTGTGGACGGCTTCCTGCTGGAGGCGGTCTCGGAGATGACGCGGATGTCGCGTGACCCGGAGGAGTTGGTCCGGCAGTTGATCGGCCCGCACCACCACTATCCGGACGGTGCCGCCCTGATGCTCGGCACCATGTTCGCGCCGATCCAAGACCGGGACCGCCCCGGTGAGGGCTTCACCCACAAGGTGGACGACGTGGTGCGGATCAGCTGCCCGGCGCTCGGCACCCTGGTCAACCGGGTGTGGCACGCGGAGGAGTGCGAGCCCTGGCACTTCGGCGTCCGCGATCTGATGGGCAATCTGGTGAGGAGAGGACTGCTGTGAACGTGGTCATCACTGTCGACCCACGCGACGGCCGGCGGCGCTCGACGGACCTCAGCGAGACCGACGAGTCCCGGTTGGAGGTGATCGCCGACCAGGCGTCCCGAGCGGCGCAGTGGCTGTCCGGGCTGGGCAGAGTCGGTAGGGCGGAGATGCTCGACCGCATCGCCGCGTCCCTGGAGGCCCGGCGCGCGGAACTGGTCGCGGCCGCCGAGGCGGAGACCGGGCTCAGCACCGCGCGGCTCGACGGGGAACTCACCCGGGCGGCACTCCAGTTCCGGATGTTCGGCGACGTGGTGCGCGACGGGGCGTACGTCGAGGCGGCCATCGACCACGCCGCCGACACCCCCCTCGGGCCCGGTCCGGACCTGCGCCGGATGCTCGTACCCCTCGGACCGGTCGCCGTGTTCGGGGCCAGCAACTTCCCGTTCGCCTTCTCGGTCGCCGGGGGTGATACCGCCGCCGCGCTCGCCGCGGGTTGTCCCGCCGTCCTGAAG
This window harbors:
- a CDS encoding sugar ABC transporter substrate-binding protein; this encodes MGNQRARFVAGATCALGLVAALLTGCGSDGGSSDGVTKLTFAASTFGDPGRGPQLTKWLDEFNSSQDKVQVSAAAVPYPTFGQTVLTQMGSGKGPDLVRFDMPEFEAASDAGLVAPLDKLVDAGKYDLLKQPDQFMVHDGVRHGFIFEASNYAMFYNADLIPTPPSTYEQFASTAKSLTKGDVYGLAFRQTEAEEAGVWQDIFNYVYGFGGAWSDGKNLTINSPENLKGLQAYKDLYDANVIPRGADAATFRRMFAEGKVGMELNNGGYVTATRGQNAKLNFTVAPIPFPVRKQGAILAPIVINEASESQDEAATFIKWALEPQNQIKLQEILGASSVATTTQRSAESLKATPFLPVFDGLTETSLPQIVLGFEAKTPDIRKVVVQNVIAALQGKADLKSALDRAQQQATELVR
- a CDS encoding fumarylacetoacetate hydrolase family protein — encoded protein: MTVPRPRGAAPGAGWSGTAAEALPDAGDSVLIGRVWDPSVDGPTPVTVRDGMVIDLSRRFPTVRDICELSDPAAVVAGLDGPTVGDFGEILANTEAATRDRSRPWLLAPVDLQVLKAAGVTFPISMIERVIEERARGDLALAADIRHRMLADVGVDLHSLAPGSAEADRLKSLLVAEGMWSQYLEVGIGPDAEIFTKGQVLSAVGTAVPVGVLAASTWNNPEPEVTLIVASTGRIVGATLGNDVNLRDVEGRSALLLPLAKDNNASCALGPLIRLFDERFGMAQVRELAVSLQVSGVDGFLLEAVSEMTRMSRDPEELVRQLIGPHHHYPDGAALMLGTMFAPIQDRDRPGEGFTHKVDDVVRISCPALGTLVNRVWHAEECEPWHFGVRDLMGNLVRRGLL
- a CDS encoding carbohydrate ABC transporter permease, which translates into the protein MRRFRFGVTARIVAVLVVLGIAVFPLYWMFVTALSSNGDLFADRPRLTPDLGQFGVFVDALAEGKAAGWLLNSLVIALGTMVLSVGLGIPLGYALSRFSFWGKAALTVVLLFTQMLPEALMVVPLFALFRRFDLLDSLTGLVLVNSAFVLPIVALILKGAIDGIPKELEEAARADGARPFTTLTRINVPLIAPSIAATAVIAFFHAWNEYVFAVTFIFNPDLQPASVGIANFIGELGTPIQTVMAVAFLFTLPAVAFYLLVQKYVVSGMTAGAVKG
- a CDS encoding IclR family transcriptional regulator, whose amino-acid sequence is MAQSIRRAIDLIRRSAEHPLSLTEAADVLGVHKSTALRILQTLEAARFVRRTGAGTYVLGSGVIELSELALGSMDLRQFAAAHLRALQRETSHTVHLAQLTGDEIIYIDKVDSPAFDAVKLPSRVGRAVSIYASAVGKTILAYLPSGERDRLLSHVVFEKFTDTTFADHGSLEAELARIREQGWATDNGEHDAYVRCVAAPIRDSRGQVIAAASMTAIEVIASLDRLKQALPLLLETANQISSELGYTQSADAGDGERLLGSPH
- a CDS encoding phosphotransferase translates to MDEVEVVVAHRQRATLRVGDVFLKVDGNPAHADVEIRAMAMAPIPTPAILWHEPPVLAIAAAPGRALGLLGEPSPASPAAWAAVGAAVRRLHDAPLPPWPGRRLDDVAAELDSECAWLLANAVLPAEVIRRNREIAEVALRPWNPVFVHGDLQITHVFVDGDEVTGVIDWSEAAPGDGMFDLATLTLGHEERLDDLLAGYGAGADREVIRAWWSLRSLVASRWLIGHGFDPDAPGCEFDVLRSRMRDR
- a CDS encoding mandelate racemase/muconate lactonizing enzyme family protein; this translates as MKIVSVDTVVVDFYRTNLVIVRVHTDEGIVGLGEATLEGKERAVQGAIAELAEAVVGLDPTSISKNLYELARNWYWRGGPVVMTALSSFEMALWDISARDLGVPVSRLLGGATRDRVRAYANGWFSGAVTPEDYAAAARRTVESGFRGLKWDPFENYDLTISTRQLDRVLAQIDAVRAAVGRDVELFVEGHGRFDVRHAVMVAKEIAQFDPVWFEEPCPPDNLDALVDIRRSSPVPIAAGERWYGRQGFAPALARQAVDFVQPDVTHAGGIAELAFISTLAATSYVGFAPHNPSGPLSTAATLQLGATLPNFRYLEIMATDVPWRPEITNERLVLTADGDVLIPTGVGLGIELDLAAIEQHPFTPHPLRMFEDAVYDIRPRDERSFFNLESGS
- a CDS encoding sugar ABC transporter permease, with the protein product MTVLEQTGAPKTSRRPGARRGPSPLGSKWTPYLFLAPAALFIFVFQAVPLVQEVYLSFTRTRLLNPTRSEWVGLENFNRIFGDPDFHRTLLITFVYVIACVVGAIGAGLGVALLLNRNFRGRGVARALVTVPWAAPGIAVALIATWMLNAQYGIVNRFLDAVGLGVPGGAILDSPRYALPAVLATTIWQLFPFTSVVLLSALQSVPQELNEAASVDGAGRWATFRAVTWQVIKPTVGLLALLMTIWSLRRFELIWLMTKGGPVGATETLVIDLYSQAFDSKELGSAAAIGMVGVVISLIVIIGSRLVARAVEKGDVR